From Microbacterium sp. YJN-G, a single genomic window includes:
- a CDS encoding L-idonate 5-dehydrogenase: MKAVVVHAAGDLRVDELPVPDPGAGQVRVRIVYGGICGSDLHYAHSGRNGVYEVVEPLTLGHEVVGVVDRAGPGVDVAAGMPVAIHPATPTPAVGAARGSGLNLAVGGTYLGSASTSPHTQGGFAEHLIVMEGQLRPLPAGLPLRRAVLAEPLAVAIHAVGLLGDRVQGARVLVSGAGPIGALAISALRAAGASHITAADLHRAPLRTALGVGADAVVQLGVDPALTDDSFDIVVEAAGAVPSLVTALRVVRRGGAILQLGILPPGDLSIPLASMVAKEVHLQGTQRFDSEIDEAIDVLAADEQIENVISHEFDIADAAEAFEHASDATRSAKVILGISPDPTA; encoded by the coding sequence ATGAAGGCAGTTGTGGTTCACGCGGCAGGAGACCTGCGGGTCGACGAGCTCCCGGTTCCGGATCCGGGAGCCGGACAGGTGCGGGTGCGGATCGTCTACGGGGGCATCTGCGGCTCGGACCTGCACTATGCCCACTCGGGGCGCAACGGCGTCTACGAGGTGGTCGAACCCCTCACCCTCGGCCACGAGGTGGTCGGCGTCGTGGACCGGGCAGGACCAGGCGTCGACGTCGCAGCCGGCATGCCCGTCGCGATTCATCCGGCCACGCCGACGCCGGCGGTCGGTGCTGCGCGCGGCTCCGGTCTCAATCTCGCCGTGGGCGGAACCTATCTCGGCAGTGCCTCGACGTCGCCCCATACGCAGGGCGGGTTCGCAGAGCATCTCATCGTCATGGAGGGGCAGCTGCGGCCGCTGCCTGCCGGACTGCCGCTGCGCCGTGCGGTCCTCGCCGAGCCGCTGGCGGTGGCGATTCACGCCGTCGGCCTGCTCGGCGACCGGGTGCAGGGCGCGCGAGTGCTCGTCAGCGGCGCAGGCCCCATCGGAGCGCTGGCCATCTCTGCGCTGCGGGCAGCCGGTGCTTCCCACATCACGGCCGCCGACCTGCACCGCGCTCCGCTGCGGACCGCGCTCGGTGTGGGAGCCGATGCCGTCGTGCAACTCGGCGTAGACCCGGCGTTGACGGACGATTCGTTCGACATCGTCGTGGAGGCGGCTGGGGCCGTCCCCTCGCTGGTCACGGCACTGCGTGTGGTCCGCCGCGGGGGCGCGATCCTGCAGCTGGGCATCCTCCCTCCCGGAGATCTCTCGATTCCGTTGGCGTCCATGGTCGCCAAGGAGGTCCACCTGCAAGGGACCCAGCGCTTCGACAGCGAGATCGACGAGGCGATAGACGTGCTGGCAGCAGACGAGCAGATCGAGAACGTGATCAGCCACGAGTTCGACATCGCGGATGCCGCCGAGGCGTTCGAGCACGCGTCGGATGCCACTCGATCGGCGAAGGTGATCCTGGGGATATCGCCCGATCCCACCGCGTGA
- a CDS encoding SDR family NAD(P)-dependent oxidoreductase, translating to MSAAELPDERTAIVTGAASERGIGRAVAHRLAREGWAVAVIDLDADAAERVASEIHDVHGIAARGYGLDVTDRAGSVGVVDRVTVDLPQLVGIVNNAGISSPTAFLEVSEDEWRRIIDVNLNGAFHLTQAAAKIMAANRVGRIVNVSSASAQRGGGVYGRAAYSASKAALLGLARTLARELGPHGITANSVSPGSIDTDIMGGRLGEDRKAVLLKELPVGRIGTVDDVAGVVAFLLGPDGGYLTGVTYDVNGGSHIA from the coding sequence ATGAGCGCCGCGGAACTTCCCGATGAGCGCACGGCGATCGTCACCGGTGCAGCGTCAGAGCGCGGGATCGGTCGTGCGGTCGCGCATCGGCTCGCCCGCGAGGGGTGGGCGGTCGCCGTGATCGACCTCGACGCCGATGCCGCCGAACGTGTGGCGTCCGAGATCCACGACGTGCACGGCATCGCGGCGCGAGGGTATGGTCTCGACGTCACCGACCGTGCGGGAAGCGTCGGAGTCGTCGACCGCGTGACGGTCGACCTCCCGCAGCTCGTGGGCATCGTCAACAACGCCGGCATCAGCTCGCCCACCGCGTTCCTCGAGGTCTCGGAGGACGAGTGGCGGCGGATCATCGACGTCAACCTCAACGGCGCGTTCCATCTGACACAGGCTGCGGCGAAGATCATGGCCGCGAACCGCGTCGGCCGGATCGTCAACGTGTCCTCGGCATCAGCGCAGCGCGGCGGGGGCGTGTACGGCCGAGCCGCATACTCGGCATCCAAGGCCGCGCTGCTGGGTCTTGCCCGTACGCTCGCACGCGAACTCGGCCCGCACGGCATCACCGCGAACTCCGTCTCTCCCGGATCGATCGACACCGACATCATGGGAGGCAGGCTCGGCGAGGACCGGAAGGCCGTGCTGCTGAAGGAGCTGCCGGTGGGCCGGATCGGCACCGTCGACGATGTGGCAGGCGTCGTCGCCTTCCTGCTCGGGCCGGATGGCGGATACCTCACCGGTGTGACCTACGACGTGAACGGCGGCTCGCACATCGCGTGA
- a CDS encoding ABC transporter permease: MTAQQLSAPQKLVLRRPPGAGTILFRILVGLMYLFLLAPLIIVVVISFSSNQYISFPPEGFTLRWYELLPTKTQFMSGLQTSLITAGITTVIVLLIGVPASLAIHRYEFRGKAMVSAFFLSPLLVPSIVIALGLVLLLGPMGLTNTYFSIILGHIGITIPYLMRTTLTSLATSDTSCEEAAKVLGASGVTVFRRVTLPIIAPGVIAGGVLAFIVSFDELVISLFVAESGKPTLPVQVMRYVENSADAVVAALSVVLILFSVLIVVLVERLVGLRKALN; encoded by the coding sequence ATGACCGCGCAGCAGCTCTCCGCCCCGCAGAAGCTCGTCCTCCGGCGTCCACCAGGCGCGGGGACGATCCTGTTCCGGATTCTCGTCGGGCTGATGTACCTGTTCCTGCTGGCACCGCTGATCATCGTCGTGGTGATCTCGTTCAGCTCGAACCAGTACATCTCGTTCCCGCCCGAGGGATTCACCCTCAGGTGGTACGAGCTCCTGCCGACCAAGACGCAGTTCATGTCTGGTCTGCAGACGAGCCTCATCACCGCGGGGATCACCACCGTGATCGTGCTGCTGATCGGCGTGCCGGCGTCACTGGCGATCCATCGGTACGAGTTCCGCGGCAAGGCGATGGTATCGGCGTTCTTCCTCTCGCCGCTGCTGGTCCCCTCGATCGTCATCGCACTCGGGCTGGTGCTGCTGCTGGGTCCCATGGGGCTGACGAACACCTACTTCAGCATCATCCTCGGCCATATCGGCATCACGATCCCGTACCTGATGCGTACGACGCTCACGAGCCTTGCGACCTCCGACACGTCCTGTGAAGAGGCCGCCAAGGTGCTCGGGGCCTCCGGCGTCACGGTGTTCCGTCGCGTCACACTGCCGATCATCGCTCCCGGCGTGATCGCGGGAGGTGTGCTCGCATTCATCGTCTCGTTCGACGAGCTGGTCATCTCGCTGTTCGTCGCCGAGTCGGGCAAGCCGACGCTGCCGGTGCAGGTGATGCGCTACGTCGAGAACTCCGCGGATGCTGTGGTGGCCGCACTGTCCGTCGTGCTCATCCTGTTCTCGGTGCTCATCGTGGTACTGGTCGAGCGCCTTGTGGGCCTCCGCAAGGCCCTGAACTGA
- a CDS encoding ABC transporter permease, protein MSVTDTALIRGVSPSDFKGSGELEKARRRSDRRITLALVLPGILGLAVCFVFPLLFMARMSFNVGEPNGVVHETVTLETYVRALADPYYWKVTVDTFWMGLVTALLCVIVSYPIALFLARTESKWKGILVALAIAPLLTSAVVRTFGWMVILGNQGLINNTLIDLGFIQTPLVLSNNMTGVIIGLVEIFMPYAILTMMSGFGQISTQLEEAAGSLGASKAKVFTRVTLPLSLPGVLTGFLLVFVLSISTFVTPRLLGGGVVQVLATEIYDQATGLLNWPFAAALSMILLVLFGTVIAAYTAIIKKMGFSS, encoded by the coding sequence ATGTCCGTCACCGATACCGCACTGATCCGAGGCGTCTCGCCGAGCGACTTCAAGGGAAGCGGCGAGCTCGAGAAGGCCCGCCGCCGCAGCGATCGGCGCATCACGCTGGCCCTCGTGCTCCCGGGCATCCTGGGGCTGGCCGTCTGCTTCGTCTTCCCGCTGCTGTTCATGGCGCGCATGTCGTTCAACGTCGGCGAGCCCAACGGCGTCGTCCACGAGACCGTCACTCTCGAGACCTATGTCCGGGCGCTCGCCGACCCGTACTACTGGAAGGTCACCGTCGACACCTTCTGGATGGGGCTGGTCACCGCGCTGCTGTGCGTCATCGTCTCCTACCCGATCGCGCTGTTCCTGGCGCGCACGGAGAGCAAGTGGAAGGGCATCCTCGTCGCCCTGGCGATCGCTCCGCTGCTCACCAGCGCGGTGGTGCGCACCTTCGGCTGGATGGTCATCCTCGGCAATCAGGGACTGATCAACAACACTCTGATCGATCTCGGCTTCATCCAGACGCCGCTGGTGCTGTCGAACAACATGACCGGCGTCATCATCGGCCTGGTCGAGATCTTCATGCCCTACGCGATCTTGACGATGATGTCCGGCTTCGGTCAGATCAGCACCCAGCTCGAAGAGGCGGCGGGCTCTCTCGGAGCGAGCAAGGCCAAGGTCTTCACGCGCGTCACGCTTCCGCTCAGTCTCCCGGGTGTCCTGACAGGTTTCCTGCTCGTCTTCGTGCTGTCGATCTCCACGTTCGTCACGCCGCGACTGCTGGGCGGAGGTGTCGTGCAGGTGCTCGCGACGGAGATCTACGATCAGGCGACCGGCCTGCTGAACTGGCCGTTCGCCGCGGCGCTCTCGATGATCCTGCTTGTGCTCTTCGGCACGGTCATCGCCGCCTACACGGCCATCATCAAGAAGATGGGGTTCTCATCATGA
- a CDS encoding LysR substrate-binding domain-containing protein, whose translation METRRLQYFVTIVDCGTITRAAEILHIAQPALSQHVAALETEFGQQLLVRSRKGISTTAAGRSLYRYAQGILRLEESARHDIASDVDSPTGTVSIALAPYSTFSILMIPIVQMIRSRYPGILVRIVETLSVIHSQAIRLGQIDAGLIYDPGIVRGIRFERVSTEELCLVTPDGMTVDGATDDEVPLSALADLEFVMPRPEHTLRKRMESAMFDIGRELRVAVEIEHTYPLVDAVERGLGAAILPRKTAHALFEGTNRTIRRVIDPVIPVTLSLATAEDQELSRAAEVVIEVLREYTVQGRGSALLHGEGNRTT comes from the coding sequence ATGGAGACCCGAAGGCTGCAGTACTTCGTGACGATCGTCGACTGCGGCACGATCACGCGTGCAGCCGAGATCCTGCACATCGCTCAGCCCGCGCTGAGCCAGCACGTGGCGGCGTTGGAGACCGAGTTCGGGCAGCAGCTGCTCGTGCGCAGCAGGAAGGGCATCTCGACCACAGCAGCGGGGCGGTCCCTGTACCGGTACGCACAGGGCATCCTCCGCCTGGAGGAGTCGGCGCGCCACGACATCGCGAGTGACGTCGACAGCCCGACCGGTACGGTGTCGATCGCGCTCGCCCCGTACAGCACGTTCTCGATCCTCATGATCCCGATCGTGCAGATGATCCGCTCCAGGTATCCCGGCATCCTCGTGCGCATCGTCGAGACGCTCTCGGTGATCCACAGCCAGGCGATCCGGCTCGGGCAGATCGATGCCGGACTCATCTACGACCCCGGCATCGTGCGCGGCATCCGCTTCGAGCGGGTCTCGACCGAGGAGCTCTGCCTGGTGACGCCGGACGGCATGACCGTCGACGGTGCGACCGACGACGAGGTGCCGCTTTCGGCACTCGCCGACCTGGAGTTCGTCATGCCGCGTCCAGAGCACACCCTGCGCAAGCGCATGGAGAGCGCGATGTTCGATATCGGTCGAGAACTTCGCGTCGCGGTCGAGATCGAGCACACGTATCCGCTGGTGGATGCCGTCGAGCGCGGTCTCGGCGCGGCGATCCTGCCGAGGAAGACCGCTCATGCACTCTTCGAAGGCACGAACCGGACGATCCGCCGGGTGATCGACCCGGTGATCCCGGTGACGCTGTCGCTTGCGACAGCCGAGGATCAGGAGCTCTCACGTGCCGCCGAGGTCGTCATCGAGGTGCTTCGGGAGTACACCGTGCAGGGGCGCGGCAGCGCGCTGCTGCACGGTGAGGGCAACCGAACCACATGA
- a CDS encoding GntR family transcriptional regulator, with product MRPVRRSGLRDEVYQTIGEMLIENRLPPGSPLRVEALSEMLDVSPTPVREALVQLETTGLVDYVANKGYSVAPLPSAEDMRLIMDARLVLELAAAERAAEREDRRFAAELGELIDGQRAAGARIVGDGSDADRAAIREYLRLDHAFHDTIFREAGNPYLARLARSMDAQSQRARQSFLHGVDDASDAATEHEQIRKAIVDGDAPAAVSASRAHLERVLAKALSQF from the coding sequence ATGCGTCCGGTGCGCCGTTCGGGTCTGCGCGATGAGGTCTATCAGACCATCGGCGAGATGCTCATCGAGAACCGTCTGCCTCCCGGATCCCCGCTTCGAGTCGAAGCGCTCTCGGAGATGCTGGACGTCTCGCCCACGCCGGTGCGCGAGGCGCTCGTGCAGCTGGAGACGACGGGTCTGGTCGACTACGTCGCCAACAAGGGATACAGCGTGGCGCCGCTGCCGTCGGCGGAGGACATGCGTCTCATCATGGATGCGCGACTCGTCTTGGAACTCGCGGCCGCAGAACGGGCGGCCGAGCGGGAAGATCGCCGGTTCGCCGCCGAGCTGGGCGAACTGATCGACGGACAGCGGGCGGCGGGGGCGCGGATCGTCGGGGACGGCTCAGATGCCGATCGCGCCGCGATCCGCGAATATCTGCGGTTGGATCATGCGTTTCATGACACGATCTTCCGCGAAGCCGGCAATCCATATCTCGCGCGCCTCGCGCGCAGCATGGATGCCCAGTCTCAACGCGCGCGTCAGTCGTTCCTCCATGGTGTCGACGATGCATCGGATGCCGCCACCGAACACGAGCAGATCCGGAAGGCCATCGTCGACGGTGATGCGCCGGCGGCCGTCAGCGCGTCGCGCGCGCATCTCGAGCGCGTGCTGGCGAAGGCGTTGAGTCAGTTCTGA
- a CDS encoding SDR family NAD(P)-dependent oxidoreductase, whose translation MTDDFSADLSGRTAVVTGASSGIGAAIAELFLANGATVIGLQRRPDDRQHPRYRSRAVDLGDTAGLDAVVADVLAESRVDILVNNAGLNIRHPFEDFPAEDWDRVLDVNLTAVVRLAQGFGRPMLERGDGIVINLASMLSFFGGFTASAYAASKGAVGQFTKSLANEWAGRGVRVNAIAPGFIATEMNTALMADETRDRQIRERIPAGRWGAADDIAGAALFLASGASRYVHGAVIPVDGGYLGR comes from the coding sequence ATGACCGACGACTTCTCCGCCGATCTGAGCGGCCGCACAGCCGTTGTGACGGGGGCGAGCTCCGGTATCGGCGCAGCCATCGCCGAGCTGTTCCTCGCCAACGGCGCCACGGTGATCGGGCTGCAGCGCCGGCCCGACGACCGCCAGCACCCGCGCTATCGGTCCAGGGCGGTCGACCTCGGCGACACGGCGGGACTCGACGCCGTCGTCGCCGACGTGCTGGCCGAGAGCCGGGTGGACATCCTCGTGAACAACGCGGGTCTCAACATCCGGCATCCGTTCGAGGACTTCCCCGCCGAGGACTGGGATCGCGTGCTCGATGTGAACCTCACGGCGGTCGTCCGGCTCGCGCAGGGCTTCGGTCGGCCGATGCTCGAACGCGGCGACGGCATCGTCATCAACCTCGCATCGATGCTGTCGTTCTTCGGGGGGTTCACGGCGTCGGCGTACGCGGCCTCGAAGGGCGCCGTCGGACAGTTCACCAAGTCGCTCGCGAACGAGTGGGCCGGCCGCGGCGTGCGCGTGAACGCCATCGCTCCCGGCTTCATCGCCACGGAGATGAACACGGCGCTGATGGCGGACGAGACGCGTGACCGCCAGATCCGCGAACGGATACCCGCCGGGAGGTGGGGTGCTGCCGACGACATCGCCGGCGCTGCGCTGTTCCTCGCGTCCGGGGCGTCCAGGTATGTCCATGGGGCAGTGATCCCCGTCGATGGCGGGTATCTCGGGCGCTGA
- a CDS encoding 2-hydroxyacid dehydrogenase — translation MTYRVAVTRGYAEADGTTIFGDIGLDRLTQGGLEWCVLDEPMSPLRARELEGFDAAIVLGPEEFDASSIPSGGRLRHVARFGAGYDAVDVAACTAAGIVLTNTADAVREPMAHTALALLLGLAHNILIKDRLVRTGRWAERAEHRGRGLQGATVGIVGFGGVGQAVARLVAALGVRVVAYNRSDRSAEADDIGVEMLPLDEVMAASDYAIVTVSANPETRHLIGDRELGLLGHGGRLINIARGSVVDETALIRRLEAGELAGAGLDVFEQEPVDGQNPLLAMDSVIVAPHSLCWTDGFTAAVSASVMRSVLAVAAGETPETAVNAVPARAGTL, via the coding sequence ATGACCTACAGGGTCGCCGTCACCCGCGGCTACGCCGAGGCGGATGGCACGACGATCTTCGGCGACATCGGCCTGGACCGGCTGACGCAGGGCGGACTCGAATGGTGCGTGCTCGACGAGCCCATGTCGCCGTTGCGGGCCCGGGAACTCGAAGGCTTCGACGCCGCGATCGTGCTGGGACCGGAGGAGTTCGACGCGTCGTCGATCCCGTCCGGCGGGCGGCTGAGACACGTCGCCCGATTCGGCGCCGGCTACGACGCCGTCGATGTCGCCGCGTGCACCGCGGCGGGAATCGTTCTGACGAACACGGCGGATGCGGTGCGCGAGCCCATGGCGCACACCGCGCTCGCGCTGCTTCTGGGACTCGCCCACAACATCCTCATCAAGGATCGACTCGTCAGAACAGGGCGCTGGGCGGAGCGCGCCGAGCACCGCGGCCGTGGGCTGCAGGGCGCGACGGTCGGCATCGTCGGTTTCGGCGGGGTCGGGCAGGCGGTGGCGCGACTCGTCGCAGCCCTCGGGGTGCGGGTCGTCGCGTACAACCGATCGGACCGATCCGCCGAGGCCGACGACATCGGTGTGGAGATGCTTCCGCTGGACGAGGTCATGGCCGCGAGTGACTATGCGATCGTGACGGTGTCGGCGAATCCCGAAACCCGCCACCTGATCGGCGACCGCGAACTCGGACTGCTCGGCCACGGCGGGCGGCTGATCAACATCGCGCGCGGTTCGGTGGTGGATGAGACCGCACTTATCCGCCGGCTCGAGGCGGGTGAACTCGCAGGTGCCGGGCTGGATGTGTTCGAGCAGGAGCCGGTCGATGGGCAGAACCCGCTCCTGGCGATGGATTCCGTGATCGTGGCACCGCATTCGCTGTGCTGGACCGACGGCTTCACGGCCGCGGTGTCCGCGAGCGTGATGCGGTCGGTGCTCGCCGTCGCGGCGGGTGAGACGCCGGAGACCGCCGTGAACGCGGTTCCGGCGCGGGCCGGTACGCTGTAG
- a CDS encoding ABC transporter ATP-binding protein: MSNVKLDLIDLTKQYAKGIDPAVDRLNMQVEEGHLVALLGPSGCGKTTTLRMVAGLMDPSAGAIVIDGKDITRVPVHKRGMGMVFQSYALFPHMNVADNVAFGLQMRKIGKAEQKRRVAQALDMVQLGHLASRQTRALSGGQQQRIALARALVVEPTLLLLDEPLSNLDAKLRETMRTEIRAIQQRTKATTLFVTHDQDEALDMADRIAIMNDGLIEQFGAPHEVYERPNTRFVAHFVGRANLLDATVGEPVGTSANGETQYRVDVDGIGTAGAVGVSGLENSRRTVLVRPHRLKVWVAGDADAAPDGVDGIVETTSYTGDAVSISVRVGERLLHAESHTAGTRVPRIGDTARVHWDVDNALVIPEPVEA, encoded by the coding sequence ATGTCGAACGTGAAACTCGATCTGATCGACCTCACCAAGCAGTACGCGAAGGGCATCGATCCCGCCGTCGATCGCCTCAACATGCAGGTCGAGGAGGGGCACCTCGTGGCGCTTCTCGGACCTTCCGGGTGCGGCAAGACGACCACTCTGCGGATGGTCGCCGGCCTCATGGACCCGAGCGCCGGGGCGATCGTCATCGACGGCAAGGACATAACCCGCGTCCCCGTGCACAAGCGGGGTATGGGCATGGTCTTCCAATCGTACGCGCTGTTTCCGCACATGAACGTCGCCGACAACGTCGCGTTCGGACTGCAGATGCGCAAGATCGGCAAGGCGGAGCAGAAGCGCCGAGTCGCCCAGGCTCTCGACATGGTCCAGCTCGGGCACCTCGCCTCGCGTCAGACCAGGGCGCTCTCCGGCGGTCAGCAACAGCGCATCGCGCTCGCGCGGGCGCTGGTCGTCGAGCCGACGCTGCTGCTGCTCGATGAGCCGCTCTCGAACCTCGACGCGAAGCTTCGCGAGACCATGCGCACCGAGATCCGTGCGATCCAGCAGCGCACCAAGGCGACGACGCTGTTCGTCACGCACGACCAGGACGAGGCGCTGGACATGGCCGATCGGATCGCCATCATGAACGACGGGCTGATCGAACAGTTCGGTGCACCCCACGAGGTCTACGAGCGGCCGAACACACGGTTCGTCGCCCACTTCGTCGGTCGCGCGAACCTGCTGGATGCGACCGTCGGAGAGCCGGTCGGCACGTCGGCGAACGGCGAGACGCAGTATCGCGTCGACGTCGACGGCATCGGCACTGCGGGTGCGGTCGGCGTCTCCGGGCTCGAGAACTCGCGCCGGACCGTTCTCGTGCGGCCGCACCGCCTCAAGGTCTGGGTCGCCGGCGATGCCGATGCCGCGCCGGACGGCGTGGACGGCATCGTCGAGACGACCAGCTACACCGGCGACGCGGTGTCGATCTCGGTCCGGGTCGGCGAGCGCCTGCTGCACGCGGAGTCCCACACCGCCGGCACGCGGGTTCCGCGCATCGGCGACACCGCACGCGTGCACTGGGACGTCGACAACGCACTGGTCATCCCCGAGCCGGTGGAGGCCTGA
- a CDS encoding LamB/YcsF family protein — protein sequence MAITVDLVADMGESFGAYTMGDDDALLDIVSSANIACGFHAGDPRVMDRTVGECRARGVGIGAHPSFPDLVGFGRRTMELEPDEVRTDILYQLGALSAFAQAHGTRVTHLCPHGRLGNLVITRPDYARAMAEAVHGFDPRIILFTQAGEVVPVAEELGLRIAMVGAVDRSYEDDGTLTPRTIPGAVLHDPDEIASRTVRMVTEGTIVSRGGVELPISCDTVLLHGDGPDAVALARRIRAELEGAGVTIAPIHETLGS from the coding sequence ATGGCCATCACGGTCGATCTCGTGGCAGACATGGGTGAGAGCTTCGGCGCCTACACGATGGGCGACGACGACGCGCTCCTCGATATCGTCAGCTCCGCCAACATCGCCTGCGGATTCCACGCCGGCGACCCGCGCGTGATGGACCGGACCGTGGGCGAATGCCGCGCACGCGGAGTCGGCATCGGCGCCCACCCGAGCTTCCCCGACCTCGTCGGCTTCGGTCGCCGGACCATGGAGCTCGAACCCGATGAGGTTCGAACCGACATCCTCTATCAGCTCGGCGCGTTGTCCGCCTTCGCTCAGGCGCACGGCACCCGCGTCACGCATCTGTGCCCGCACGGCCGGCTGGGCAACCTGGTCATCACTCGTCCGGATTACGCCAGGGCGATGGCCGAGGCCGTCCACGGGTTCGATCCTCGCATCATCCTGTTCACCCAGGCCGGCGAGGTCGTACCCGTCGCCGAGGAGCTCGGGCTGCGCATCGCGATGGTCGGCGCGGTCGACCGCAGCTACGAGGATGACGGAACGCTCACCCCGCGGACGATCCCCGGCGCCGTGCTGCACGACCCCGACGAGATCGCCAGTCGGACGGTGCGCATGGTGACCGAGGGCACGATCGTCAGCCGCGGCGGCGTGGAGCTGCCGATCTCCTGCGACACCGTGCTGCTGCACGGCGACGGACCGGATGCCGTCGCGCTGGCGCGACGCATCCGCGCCGAGCTCGAGGGCGCCGGAGTCACGATCGCACCGATCCACGAGACCCTGGGAAGCTGA
- a CDS encoding SDR family NAD(P)-dependent oxidoreductase — translation MASREEHSTAIVTGGGSERGIGRATARRLARDGWSVGIVDMDGEAARRVAAELGDEFGVQAVGEQADVSSEGDVDRAVAAIEDALPPVEALVNAAGISSPVPFLETDLTLWERVLRINATGTFLVTKRVMPGFVDRGYGRVVSIGSTAAQNGGGTYSKSAYAAAKGAIESFSRAVALEMAPRGVTVNVVAPATIDTDIMGGRITDDRKPTFLAQLPVGRIGTTDEVAALIEFLIGSDAGYITGATYNINGGIRIG, via the coding sequence ATGGCGTCCCGTGAAGAGCACTCGACCGCGATCGTGACCGGCGGCGGATCCGAGCGGGGAATCGGCCGCGCAACTGCGCGCCGACTCGCTCGCGACGGCTGGAGCGTCGGAATCGTCGACATGGACGGCGAGGCGGCTCGGCGCGTGGCCGCCGAGCTCGGTGACGAGTTCGGCGTGCAGGCGGTGGGGGAGCAGGCAGACGTCAGCTCCGAAGGCGACGTGGACCGTGCGGTCGCGGCGATCGAGGACGCCCTGCCGCCCGTCGAGGCCCTCGTCAATGCTGCCGGCATCAGTTCGCCGGTCCCGTTCCTGGAGACCGACCTCACGCTCTGGGAGCGCGTTCTGCGCATCAACGCGACCGGCACTTTCCTGGTGACCAAGCGGGTGATGCCCGGCTTCGTCGACCGCGGGTACGGCAGGGTGGTGAGCATCGGGTCGACGGCTGCACAGAACGGCGGAGGTACCTACAGCAAATCGGCGTACGCCGCGGCGAAGGGCGCGATCGAGTCCTTCAGCCGTGCCGTGGCGCTCGAGATGGCTCCTCGCGGCGTCACCGTCAACGTCGTCGCACCCGCGACGATCGACACAGACATCATGGGCGGCCGCATCACCGACGATCGCAAGCCCACTTTCCTCGCGCAGCTCCCCGTGGGCCGGATCGGCACCACCGACGAGGTCGCCGCACTGATCGAGTTCCTCATCGGATCGGACGCCGGATACATCACCGGCGCGACATACAACATCAACGGCGGGATCCGCATTGGCTGA
- a CDS encoding sugar phosphate isomerase/epimerase family protein, with protein MADTTAPHIQHPIAAALLQFRPADAEGPPNHRLSPDHWHRMLRPVVQSGYSAVEIPSAWLRLGDLDERGLADFRATIDDLGLSVPGISVVRESVIHPHNAARNIAFSHRTIDAAAALGVDIVCLGLHDRLTSEQQRALWFWTVPGTPYPSDPHVRRAAVAAYRELAEHAASVGVRLSLELYEDTFLGTGDDAVAFLGEIDHDAVGLNPDIGNLIRRQGPIEDWRDLLRLTLPHTNYWHVKNYMRLEDPASGTVLTHPTAIELGIIDYREALQMAAANGFNGAFVVEHYGGDGLSVGARNADYLRSVLAQTAPQDGDAA; from the coding sequence TTGGCTGACACCACCGCGCCGCACATCCAGCATCCGATCGCGGCCGCCCTCCTGCAGTTCCGTCCGGCGGATGCCGAAGGCCCCCCGAATCATCGCCTCAGCCCGGATCACTGGCATCGGATGCTGCGGCCTGTCGTACAGAGCGGATACAGCGCGGTCGAGATCCCGAGCGCGTGGCTGCGCCTGGGTGACCTCGACGAGCGCGGTCTCGCCGACTTCCGTGCCACGATCGACGACCTCGGGCTGTCGGTGCCCGGAATCTCGGTGGTGCGCGAGAGCGTCATCCATCCGCACAACGCCGCGAGGAACATCGCCTTCTCGCACCGGACGATCGATGCCGCAGCCGCGCTCGGTGTGGACATCGTGTGCCTCGGTCTGCACGATCGACTCACCAGCGAGCAACAGCGTGCGCTCTGGTTCTGGACGGTGCCCGGCACGCCGTACCCGTCCGACCCGCATGTGCGACGCGCCGCCGTCGCGGCGTATCGCGAGCTGGCGGAGCACGCAGCCTCGGTCGGCGTGCGACTCTCGTTGGAGCTGTACGAGGACACGTTCCTCGGGACAGGCGACGACGCCGTGGCGTTCCTCGGCGAGATCGACCACGATGCCGTCGGGCTGAACCCGGACATCGGAAACCTCATCCGCAGGCAGGGCCCGATCGAGGACTGGCGAGATCTGCTGAGACTGACACTGCCGCACACGAACTACTGGCACGTGAAGAACTACATGCGGTTGGAGGACCCGGCTTCCGGCACGGTCCTCACCCACCCGACCGCCATCGAACTCGGCATCATCGATTATCGGGAGGCGTTGCAGATGGCGGCGGCCAACGGGTTCAACGGAGCATTCGTCGTGGAGCACTACGGCGGGGACGGACTGTCGGTCGGCGCGCGGAACGCCGACTACCTGCGGTCGGTCCTGGCGCAGACTGCACCGCAGGACGGGGATGCGGCATGA